One segment of Solanum stenotomum isolate F172 chromosome 1, ASM1918654v1, whole genome shotgun sequence DNA contains the following:
- the LOC125869541 gene encoding pyruvate, phosphate dikinase, chloroplastic isoform X2 has protein sequence MKSLLGGKGANLAEMASIGLSVPPGLTISTEACQEYQIAKKLPQGLWEEILQGLEVVEKDMGAFLGNPSKPLLLSVRSGAAISMPGMMDTVLNLGLNDEVVTGLAAKSGERFAYDSYRRFLDMFGDVVMGISHSLFAEKLEKLKDAKGVKLDTELTASDLKQLVEQYKNVYVEAKGEKFPSDPKRQLELAIKAVFDSWDSPRAIKYRSINQITGLKGTAVNIQCMVFGNMGNTSGTGVLFTRNPSTGEKKLYGEFLINAQGEDVVAGIRTPQDLDTMKECMPEAYRELVENCEILERHYKDMMDIEFTVQENRLWMLQCRTGKRTGKGAVKIAVDMVNEGLVDKRAAVKMVEPQHLDQLLHPQFENPSAYKDNVIAKGLPASPGAAVGQVVFSAEDAEEWHAQGKSAILVRTETSPEDVGGMHAAVGILTARGGMTSHAAVVARGWGKCCVSGCADIRVNESEKVLIIEDKVIHEGEWLSLNGSTGEVILGKQPLSPPAMTGDLEIFMALADKIRRIKVMANADTPEDALAARNNGAEGIGLCRTEHMFFASDERIKAVRRMIMAVTLEQRKEALDSLLPYQRSDFEGIFRAMDGLPVTIRLLDPPLHEFLPEGNLEEIVSELTTHTGMHEEDVYSRIEKLSEVNPMLGFRGCRLGISYPELTEMQARAIFQAAITMNNQGISVFPEIMVPLVGTPQELGHQVDLIRDVAKKVFAEMGTSLNYKVGTMIEIPRAALIADEIAKEAEFFSFGTNDLTQMTFGYSRDDVGKFLPIYLAKGILQHDPFEVLDQKGVGQLIKMATEKGRAARPNLKVGICGEHGGEPSSVAFFAEAGLDYVSCSPFRVPIARLAAAQVVV, from the exons ATGAAGTCCTTg TTGGGAGGTAAAGGAGCAAACCTTGCTGAAATGGCAAGCATTGGATTGTCTGTGCCGCCGGGGCTTACTATATCAACAGAAGCATGCCAGGAGTATCAGATTGCTAAAAAGCTTCCACAAGGACTATGGGAGGAGATACTACAAGGATTGGAGGTTGTGGAGAAAGATATGGGGGCTTTCCTTGGGAACCCCTCCAAGCCTCTCCTTCTTTCGGTTCGCTCTGGTGCTGCT ATTTCTATGCCTGGGATGATGGATACTGTCTTGAACCTTGGACTCAATGATGAAGTGGTTACTGGTTTGGCCGCCAAAAGTGGAGAGAGGTTTGCTTATGACTCGTACAGACGATTTCTTGACATGTTTGGAGATGTG GTAATGGGCATTTCACATTCATTATTTGCGGAGAAGTTAGAGAAGTTGAAGGATGCCAAAGGAGTGAAGCTTGACACCGAGCTCACAGCATCTGATCTTAAACAGCTTGTGGAGCAGTACAAAAATGTCTATGTTGAAGCTAAGGGTGAAAAGTTTCCTTCAG ATCCCAAAAGGCAGTTGGAGTTGGCTATCAAAGCAGTTTTTGATTCTTGGGACAGTCCAAGAGCCATCAAATATCGGAGCATTAATCAGATAACAGGACTTAAAGGAACTGCAGTAAACATTCAATGCATGGTGTTTGGGAACATGGGTAACACTTCAGGAACAGGTGTTCTCTTCACTAGGAATCCGAGCACCGGCGAGAAGAAGCTCTATGGAGAGTTTCTAATCAATGCTCAG GGAGAGGATGTTGTCGCTGGAATTAGAACACCTCAGGACTTGGATACAATGAAGGAGTGTATGCCTGAAGCATACAGGGAGCTTGTTGAGAATTGTGAGATTTTAGAGCGACATTATAAAGATATGATG GATATCGAATTCACTGTTCAAGAAAATAGACTGTGGATGTTACAATGCCGAACAGGGAAGCGTACGGGTAAAGGAGCTGTAAAGATAGCAGTTGACATGGTGAATGAGGGACTTGTTGACAAGCGCGCAGCTGTAAAGATGGTGGAGCCACAGCATCTAGACCAACTTCTTCACCCCCAG TTTGAAAATCCATCGGCTTATAAAGACAACGTGATTGCTAAGGGCCTTCCTGCTTCTCCTGGGGCAGCAGTGGGACAGGTCGTGTTCAGCGCTGAAGATGCTGAAGAATGGCATGCACAAGGGAAGAGTGCTATTTTG GTTAGAACTGAAACAAGTCCAGAGGATGTTGGAGGCATGCATGCTGCTGTGGGGATCTTAACCGCACGAGGTGGCATGACATCTCATGCGGCTGTTGTAGCCCGTGGCTGGGGTAAATGTTGTGTGTCTGGATGTGCTGATATTCGTGTTAATGAGTCAGAAAAG GTTCTCATCATTGAAGACAAAGTGATTCATGAAGGAGAGTGGCTTTCGTTGAACGGATCAACAGGTGAAGTAATCTTGGGAAAGCAACCACTATCGCCTCCAGCTATGACTGGTGATTTGGAGATCTTCATGGCTTTGGCTGATAAGATCAGGCGCATCAAG GTTATGGCAAATGCTGACACACCAGAAGATGCACTAGCAGCAAGGAATAATGGTGCTGAAGGGATTGGTCTATGCAGGACAGAACACATg TTCTTTGCATCAGACGAAAGGATAAAAGCTGTGAGAAGGATGATAATGGCAGTTACTCTTGAGCAGAGGAAGGAAGCGCTCGACTCATTGTTGCCTTACCAGAGATCTGACTTTGAAGGCATTTTCCGTGCTATGGATG GTCTTCCGGTGACAATTCGACTGTTAGACCCACCACTTCATGAATTTTTGCCAGAAGGGAACCTGGAAGAGATTGTGAGTGAACTGACAACACATACAGGCATGCACGAGGAAGATGTCTATTCCAGGATTGAGAAATTGTCAGAAGTCAATCCCATGCTCGGATTTCGAGGCTGCAG GCTAGGTATATCCTACCCGGAACTGACAGAAATGCAGGCTCGTGCGATCTTTCAAGCTGCTATAACTATGAACAACCAGGGTATTTCAGTATTTCCAGAGATAATGGTTCCCCTTGTTGGAACACCTCAG GAATTAGGTCATCAAGTTGATTTAATCCGTGACGTTGCCAAAAAGGTTTTCGCAGAGATGGGTACCTCGTTGAATTATAAGGTGGGAACCATGATAGAGATTCCTAGAGCTGCTTTGATTGCAGATGAG ATTGCTAAAGAAGCAGAGTTCTTTTCCTTTGGAACCAATGACCTCACACAAATGACATTTGGATATAGTAGAGACGATGTAGGCAAGTTTCTTCCTATATACCTAGCGAAAGGCATCCTCCAACACGATCCATTCGAG GTTCTTGATCAAAAGGGTGTTGGTCAGCTCATCAAGATGGCTACAGAAAAAGGTCGGGCTGCAAGGCCAAACTTGAAG GTTGGAATTTGTGGAGAACATGGTGGGGAGCCTTCTTCAGTTGCATTTTTTGCTGAGGCTGGATTGGACTATGTTTCTTGCTCTCCATTcag GGTGCCCATTGCAAGGCTAGCTGCAGCACAAGTTGTAGTTTGA
- the LOC125869541 gene encoding pyruvate, phosphate dikinase, chloroplastic isoform X1, producing MSSTMKGLLLKPNTNNMYMRKLVKHKYAEEQFLAKYSSFGIHMNCSRWSKVIKCHQQEPNGFSNSPITPIKKQNLTPQAILSPVSEPTSTAKKRVYTFGKGRSEGNKGMKSLLGGKGANLAEMASIGLSVPPGLTISTEACQEYQIAKKLPQGLWEEILQGLEVVEKDMGAFLGNPSKPLLLSVRSGAAISMPGMMDTVLNLGLNDEVVTGLAAKSGERFAYDSYRRFLDMFGDVVMGISHSLFAEKLEKLKDAKGVKLDTELTASDLKQLVEQYKNVYVEAKGEKFPSDPKRQLELAIKAVFDSWDSPRAIKYRSINQITGLKGTAVNIQCMVFGNMGNTSGTGVLFTRNPSTGEKKLYGEFLINAQGEDVVAGIRTPQDLDTMKECMPEAYRELVENCEILERHYKDMMDIEFTVQENRLWMLQCRTGKRTGKGAVKIAVDMVNEGLVDKRAAVKMVEPQHLDQLLHPQFENPSAYKDNVIAKGLPASPGAAVGQVVFSAEDAEEWHAQGKSAILVRTETSPEDVGGMHAAVGILTARGGMTSHAAVVARGWGKCCVSGCADIRVNESEKVLIIEDKVIHEGEWLSLNGSTGEVILGKQPLSPPAMTGDLEIFMALADKIRRIKVMANADTPEDALAARNNGAEGIGLCRTEHMFFASDERIKAVRRMIMAVTLEQRKEALDSLLPYQRSDFEGIFRAMDGLPVTIRLLDPPLHEFLPEGNLEEIVSELTTHTGMHEEDVYSRIEKLSEVNPMLGFRGCRLGISYPELTEMQARAIFQAAITMNNQGISVFPEIMVPLVGTPQELGHQVDLIRDVAKKVFAEMGTSLNYKVGTMIEIPRAALIADEIAKEAEFFSFGTNDLTQMTFGYSRDDVGKFLPIYLAKGILQHDPFEVLDQKGVGQLIKMATEKGRAARPNLKVGICGEHGGEPSSVAFFAEAGLDYVSCSPFRVPIARLAAAQVVV from the exons atgagtTCAACCATGAAGGGGTTGTTGTTAAAGCCCAATACAAATAATATGTACATgagaaaattagtaaaacacaAGTATGCAGAAGAGCAATTTCTAGCAAAGTACTCTTCTTTTGGCATCCATATGAATTGTTCAAGATGGAGTAAAGTCATTAAGTGTCATCAACAAGAACCTAATGGCTTTTCAAATTCCCCAATAACTCCAATAAAAAAGCAAAATCTTACACCTCAGGCAATTTTGAGTCCTGTTTCAGAACCTACATCAACTGCAAAAAAG AGAGTTTATACTTTTGGAAAAGGAAGAAGTGAAGGAAACAAGGGCATGAAGTCCTTg TTGGGAGGTAAAGGAGCAAACCTTGCTGAAATGGCAAGCATTGGATTGTCTGTGCCGCCGGGGCTTACTATATCAACAGAAGCATGCCAGGAGTATCAGATTGCTAAAAAGCTTCCACAAGGACTATGGGAGGAGATACTACAAGGATTGGAGGTTGTGGAGAAAGATATGGGGGCTTTCCTTGGGAACCCCTCCAAGCCTCTCCTTCTTTCGGTTCGCTCTGGTGCTGCT ATTTCTATGCCTGGGATGATGGATACTGTCTTGAACCTTGGACTCAATGATGAAGTGGTTACTGGTTTGGCCGCCAAAAGTGGAGAGAGGTTTGCTTATGACTCGTACAGACGATTTCTTGACATGTTTGGAGATGTG GTAATGGGCATTTCACATTCATTATTTGCGGAGAAGTTAGAGAAGTTGAAGGATGCCAAAGGAGTGAAGCTTGACACCGAGCTCACAGCATCTGATCTTAAACAGCTTGTGGAGCAGTACAAAAATGTCTATGTTGAAGCTAAGGGTGAAAAGTTTCCTTCAG ATCCCAAAAGGCAGTTGGAGTTGGCTATCAAAGCAGTTTTTGATTCTTGGGACAGTCCAAGAGCCATCAAATATCGGAGCATTAATCAGATAACAGGACTTAAAGGAACTGCAGTAAACATTCAATGCATGGTGTTTGGGAACATGGGTAACACTTCAGGAACAGGTGTTCTCTTCACTAGGAATCCGAGCACCGGCGAGAAGAAGCTCTATGGAGAGTTTCTAATCAATGCTCAG GGAGAGGATGTTGTCGCTGGAATTAGAACACCTCAGGACTTGGATACAATGAAGGAGTGTATGCCTGAAGCATACAGGGAGCTTGTTGAGAATTGTGAGATTTTAGAGCGACATTATAAAGATATGATG GATATCGAATTCACTGTTCAAGAAAATAGACTGTGGATGTTACAATGCCGAACAGGGAAGCGTACGGGTAAAGGAGCTGTAAAGATAGCAGTTGACATGGTGAATGAGGGACTTGTTGACAAGCGCGCAGCTGTAAAGATGGTGGAGCCACAGCATCTAGACCAACTTCTTCACCCCCAG TTTGAAAATCCATCGGCTTATAAAGACAACGTGATTGCTAAGGGCCTTCCTGCTTCTCCTGGGGCAGCAGTGGGACAGGTCGTGTTCAGCGCTGAAGATGCTGAAGAATGGCATGCACAAGGGAAGAGTGCTATTTTG GTTAGAACTGAAACAAGTCCAGAGGATGTTGGAGGCATGCATGCTGCTGTGGGGATCTTAACCGCACGAGGTGGCATGACATCTCATGCGGCTGTTGTAGCCCGTGGCTGGGGTAAATGTTGTGTGTCTGGATGTGCTGATATTCGTGTTAATGAGTCAGAAAAG GTTCTCATCATTGAAGACAAAGTGATTCATGAAGGAGAGTGGCTTTCGTTGAACGGATCAACAGGTGAAGTAATCTTGGGAAAGCAACCACTATCGCCTCCAGCTATGACTGGTGATTTGGAGATCTTCATGGCTTTGGCTGATAAGATCAGGCGCATCAAG GTTATGGCAAATGCTGACACACCAGAAGATGCACTAGCAGCAAGGAATAATGGTGCTGAAGGGATTGGTCTATGCAGGACAGAACACATg TTCTTTGCATCAGACGAAAGGATAAAAGCTGTGAGAAGGATGATAATGGCAGTTACTCTTGAGCAGAGGAAGGAAGCGCTCGACTCATTGTTGCCTTACCAGAGATCTGACTTTGAAGGCATTTTCCGTGCTATGGATG GTCTTCCGGTGACAATTCGACTGTTAGACCCACCACTTCATGAATTTTTGCCAGAAGGGAACCTGGAAGAGATTGTGAGTGAACTGACAACACATACAGGCATGCACGAGGAAGATGTCTATTCCAGGATTGAGAAATTGTCAGAAGTCAATCCCATGCTCGGATTTCGAGGCTGCAG GCTAGGTATATCCTACCCGGAACTGACAGAAATGCAGGCTCGTGCGATCTTTCAAGCTGCTATAACTATGAACAACCAGGGTATTTCAGTATTTCCAGAGATAATGGTTCCCCTTGTTGGAACACCTCAG GAATTAGGTCATCAAGTTGATTTAATCCGTGACGTTGCCAAAAAGGTTTTCGCAGAGATGGGTACCTCGTTGAATTATAAGGTGGGAACCATGATAGAGATTCCTAGAGCTGCTTTGATTGCAGATGAG ATTGCTAAAGAAGCAGAGTTCTTTTCCTTTGGAACCAATGACCTCACACAAATGACATTTGGATATAGTAGAGACGATGTAGGCAAGTTTCTTCCTATATACCTAGCGAAAGGCATCCTCCAACACGATCCATTCGAG GTTCTTGATCAAAAGGGTGTTGGTCAGCTCATCAAGATGGCTACAGAAAAAGGTCGGGCTGCAAGGCCAAACTTGAAG GTTGGAATTTGTGGAGAACATGGTGGGGAGCCTTCTTCAGTTGCATTTTTTGCTGAGGCTGGATTGGACTATGTTTCTTGCTCTCCATTcag GGTGCCCATTGCAAGGCTAGCTGCAGCACAAGTTGTAGTTTGA